One genomic region from Tachysurus vachellii isolate PV-2020 chromosome 22, HZAU_Pvac_v1, whole genome shotgun sequence encodes:
- the LOC132837897 gene encoding inter-alpha-trypsin inhibitor heavy chain H3-like gives MSTVWIGLLGCVCVCLCVAAQPWGSLPPLSLIHHDDDYDLINTEEPNLRNHEIEMQKVKIDCTVTSRFAHTVMTSTALNKANVSQEVFFEVELPKTAFITNFSMEIDGKTYVGEVKEKEKAEKEYVTAVSSGHTAGLVKASGRKMEKFSVSVNIAANSNITFTLTYEELLQRRLGKYELMIRVKPKQLVQHFEIVATVYEPQGITFLDVNVTFITNDLLPLVEKTVSDKKASVSFSPTLDQQRKCPDCDGTLIDGDFIITYDVKREQELGDIQIVNGYFVHFFAPHDLQQLPKNVVFVIDRSGSMSGNKMKQTREALLTILDDLYEEDHFGLVIFDDMIESWRPSLIKATKENIQKAKKYVRNITARSMTDINGALLQAINMLTETKRNNFLPDNIPSMIILLTDGEPTTGETTPTVIQQNIYNATGGNISLFCLGFGYDVHYGFLDAMAHQNNGFARRIYEASDAVLQLQGFYEEVAIPLLLEVNLHYPESMENSLTTNHFRQFFGGSEIIVAGRLNDSQKNTFNFEVSAQMLDKPFEVKGKADAEEWAAMFPEQEYIFGDFIERLWAYLTIQQLLNKQDTCILTECENVTDEALDLSLKYNFVTQLTSMVVTKPDTNDTSKDTLIADKLTEDERSDIALSQLPVSAGMGYRSHLSFGSSILPSAGHGAVLMGLKAVDGDPHFIIELPEQNDALCFNTDDKPGTIFNLVKDPVSGLMVNGKTIGDKKVEPGSKQHTYFGQFGIVHEKFNIKIMVTTEMITVFDNDKEEHLSWSQTSHVKGINIDLKVYKDHNLTVTLTDTLKFIIMLHKVWKFHPYHQDYLGFYNLDSHHLSQSVHGLLGQFFHGVTYEVSDMFQGKDPDKPDATMFVKGHNLTVTRGWQKDFRMDPKNGENVPCWFIHNNGTGLIDGVLGDYIVSGIFATVSEGKGEKKVK, from the exons ATGTCGACAGTGTGGATTGGGCTGCTAgggtgtgtctgcgtgtgtctgtgtgtcgcaGCACAACCGTGGGGCAGTCTGCCACCTCTGTCACTTATTcatcatgatgatgattatgatctGATTAATACAGAG GAGCCAAACTTAAGGAATCATGAG ATCGAGATGCAAAAAGTGAAGATCGACTGTACGGTGACGTCTCGGTTCGCCCACACGGTCATGACGTCCACGGCTCTGAACAAGGCCAACGTTTCACAGGAAGTCTTCTTCGAGGTGGAGTTACCCAAGACGGCCTTCATCACCAACTTCAGCAT ggAGATTGATGGAAAGACATATGTAGGAGAggttaaagagaaagagaaggccGAGAAGGAGTATGTGACGGCCGTGTCCTCTGGGCATACGGCCGGACTTGTAAA agcTTCGGGTAGAAAAATGGAGAagttctctgtctctgtgaacATCGCAGCCAACAGCAACATCACATTCACACTTACGTACGAGGAGCTCCTTCAGCGTCGGCTTGGCAAATATGAGCTCATGATTCGGGTCAAACCCAAACAGCTGGTCCAGCACTTTGAG ATAGTTGCCACTGTCTATGAGCCCCAGGGCATCACATTTCTGGACGTCAATGTCACGTTCATCACCAACGACCTGCTCCCTCTAGTGGAGAAAACTGTCAGTGATAAAAAG GCCAGTGTGTCCTTCTCTCCAACTCTGGACCAGCAGAGGAAATGCCCAGACTGTGACGGTACACTGATAGATGGCGATTTCATCATCACATACGATGTCAAGCGTGAACAGGAACTGGGTGATATTCAG ATCGTGAATGGATACTTTGTGCACTTTTTTGCCCCGCATGACTTGCAACAATTGCCAAAGAACGTAGTgtttgtgattgacaggagcgGTTCCATGtcaggaaataaaatgaaacaa ACTCGAGAGGCGCTCTTGACCATTCTAGATGACCTCTATGAGGAAGACCATTTTGGCCTGGTCATATTTGATGATATGATTGAATCATGGAGACCATCATTGATCAaagctacaaaagaaaatatacaaaaagcaaagaaatacGTCAGAAATATAACAGCAAGAAGCA tgacCGATATCAATGGAGCTTTGCTACAAGCTATTAACATGCTGACCGAAACCAAGAGAAACAACTTCCTGCCAGACAACATACCCTCCATGATCATCCTCTTGACTGATGGAGAGCCAACTACTG GTGAGACAACTCCAACTGTAATCCAACAAAATATCTATAATGCTACAGGAGGAAATATTAGCCTCTTCTGTTTGGGATTTGGTTATGATGTACACTATGGCTTTCTGGACGCGATGGCCCACCAGAACAATGGTTTCGCTCGGCGAATCTACGAAGCCTCAGATGCTGTGCTGCAATTGCAG GGTTTCTATGAAGAGGTGGCAATTCCACTGCTCTTAGAAGTGAATCTTCATTATCCAGAGAGCATGGAGAATTCCTTGACTACCAACCATTTCAGGCAATTCTTTGGTGGCTCCGAGATTATAGTCGCTGGAAGACTAAACGACTCTCAAAAGAACACATTTAACTTTGAGGTGTCAGCCCAAATG CTGGATAAGCCTTTTGAGGTCAAGGGCAAGGCCGATGCTGAGGAATGGGCTGCGATGTTCCCAGAACAAGAGTACATCTTTGGGGACTTCATTGAGCGTCTCTGGGCGTACTTGACCATCCAACAGCTCTTGAACAAACA AGACACCTGTATACTCACAGAATGTGAGAATGTCACTGATGAAGCACTGGACCTCTCGCTAAAGTACAATTTTGTCACGCAACTCACATCCATGGTGGTCACTAAACCGGACACTAACGATACGTCAAAAGATACGCTAATTGCAGACAAACTGACCGAAG ACGAACGGAGTGACATTGCACTATCGCAGTTACCAG TCTCTGCTGGTATGGGATATAGATCACATCTATCCTTTGGAAGTTCAATTTTACCCAGTGCTGGGCATGGAGCTGTCCTAATGGGTCTAAAGG cTGTTGATGGAGATCCACACTTCATCATTGAGCTGCCAGAACAGAATGATGCTCTGTGCTTCAATACTGATGATAAACCAGGCACCATCTTCAACCTGGTGAAAGATCCAGTCTCAG GATTGATGGTAAATGGGAAAACCATTGGAGACAAGAAGGTGGAGCCTGGGAGCAAACAACACACGTACTTTGGTCAATTTGGGATTGTTCATGAGAAGTTCAATATCAAAATAATGGTGACGACCGAAATGATCACCGTGTTTGACAATGACAAAGAAGAACATCTTAGTTGGTCACAAACATCTCATGTCAAGGGTATAAA cATAGACCTTAAGGTATACAAGGATCACAATCTTACAGTGACCCTGACAGACACACTGAAGTTTATTATCATGTTGCATAAAGTGTGGAAGTTTCATCCTTACCACCAAGACTACCTGGGATTCTACAACCTGGACAGCCACCATCTGTCACAAAGTGTCCATGGACTACTTG GACAATTTTTTCACGGTGTAACATATGAGGTTAGTGATATGTTTCAAGGAAAGGATCCAGACAAACCAGATGCCACCATGTTTGTGAAGGGCCACAATCTCACAGTGACCAG GGGCTGGCAGAAGGACTTCAGAATGGATCcgaaaaatggagaaaatgtgCCATGTTGGTTTATTCATAACAACGGCACAGGGTTGATCGATGGAGTCCTCGGAGACTATATCGTCTCTGGCATCTTTGCAACTGTCTCAGagggaaaaggagaaaaaaaagtaaaataa